A stretch of DNA from Balearica regulorum gibbericeps isolate bBalReg1 unplaced genomic scaffold, bBalReg1.pri S36, whole genome shotgun sequence:
ATCTCGGGGACCTTCCCTCAGGACTTGTTCCATCGGAGGCACCTTTTCCATGGGCGTTATggaaagaaatctgctttttgggAGGACaaagaggggagggatggaggccACCTGAGCCTTCAGGCAAAGCCGTGAGGGTCCGAAGCCCAAGACTGAGGGTCGAAAGCCTGATTTTGGGGGTtccaaaccctcatttttgGGGGCTAAAACCTCATTTTGGGGGTTCCAAACCCTCATTTGAGGGTCTAAATCCTCATTCTGGGGGGTCCTGAGCCTTATTTTGGAGTCTAAAGCCTCATTGTAGGGTCCAAAGCTTCAGTTTTAGTTTTACTAAACTATGCCAAGTctggctttggggggggggggtggtgtgtgtttAAGGTTCCAAACCCTGTTTGTAGGgttcaaatcttcattttttttaatccaaaccctcatttttgTGGTCCAAACCTTCACTTTTTGGatctaaactttctttttagattCCAAAGCCTCATTGTAGGGTCCAAAACCTGATTTTTGGggtccaaagcctcattttagGGTCTACATGCTCATTCTGGAGGGTCGAAAGCCTCATTTTAGAGTCTAAAATCTCATGGTAGGGTCCAACACCTCATTTTGGGGGGTCCAAACCCACATTTTGGCGGGGTTCAAACCCTGGGTTTTGGGTCCAAACCTTCATTTTCAGGTTCCAAACCCTCAGGCTTGGTGTCCAAACCTTCACTTTTTGGGTTGAAAGCCTCCTTTGGAGGGCTCCAAACCTTCCTTTTGGCTCCAAATCCTCATTTGGGGGTCCAAGCCCACGTTTTTGGTCTccaaagcttcatttttgtggTGCCACCCGCCATTTTGGGGTTCCAAACCCTCCTGTTAGGGTTCAAACCCTCAGTTGTGTGGGGTCCAAACCTTCACTTTTGGGTCTCAACTTTCATTTTTGGGGTCCAGAGCCTCATTTTGTGAGGTCCAAAGCCTAATTTTGGGGGCCCAAACTTTCATTTTGGGGTCTAACCCCCCCATTTTGGGGTTCCAACCCCTCATGGCAGGGTCCAAACCCTCATTTCTGCGGCCCAAACCCGCAGTTTTTGGTCCAAACCCCCATTTTGGGTGTCCAACTGCCCATTTTGGGGTTCCAAACCCGCCTTTTGTGGGGTCTAAACCTTCATTTTTGTGGTCCAAGTTAATAATTAAGCCAGAAGATAATTAATTGACTCCAAAAGTTaagtagctaaaaaaaaattattaattgacCCCCAAAAATTATTAAGCCAAAAGTTTATTAATTGACCCCCGGTGTgcggtaatcaggagtaacaaCAAGTACTTAATTAAATCACTAATTTCCTTAAAACTccggaggaagggagggaggaaggaaggaaggaagaaagacaggggaaagggaagggaatggaaaaggaaaaagaaaaggaaaaggaaaaggagaaggaaggaaaagggggcCGCGTGCCAAAACCGTGCGTTTCCCCCTTTTATCACCCAAAGTGTTCCCCGTAGGCAGGGTCTGCCCTCACCGAGAGGCGCAGTGTGCGCTCAGGAACGTTCCAGAAAGGAGTCGGTGGGGAAGACCAAGGCCCGTTGGAACTGGATCTGGCAAGGGAGGTCGAGGACAACCAGGAGGGGTTCTTCAGGCGCGGCGGCAGCAGAAGGCTCCCAGGCAACGCTACgggcttggggaagagctgCCCGCTGGAAAGGGACCTTCATGAGGAAAAAGGTCTTCCCTCcgagggtgaccgagccctgggtGGTCAgcaatggtgtggccagcaggaccagagcAGCGACCCTCCCCCTGTGCTCAGCCTTGAATTCTgagttcagttttgggcccctcactccgagaaggacattgaggtgctggagcgtgtccagagaagggcaaggacgtggggaagggtctggagcacaagtctgatgaggagcagctgaggaacctggggttgttgagcctggaggaggctgaggagagacctgatcgctctctacaactacctgaaaggaggttggaGCCAGgtggggttggtctcttctcccaagcaacaagtgagaGGACGAcaggaaacggcctcaagttgcatcaggggaggtttagattggagacGAGGAGAAATCTCTttactgaaagagtggtcaggcattggaccaggctgcccagggaggtggtggagccaccatccctggaggtatctAAGAGACGCGTTGATGTGGTgcctggggacatggtttagtggttgaaCTTGGCTGTGttgggttaacggttggacccgacgatcttaaaggtcttttccaagcaaaacGATTCCATGGTTCCACGTTTCTGTAGTTGCTGGGTAGCGAGGGCCAACTGCTGCCCAAGGGACTGGGGCCTGAGCTTGGTCATGTGCTCGGTAAGGCAAGATCAGCCCAAAGCCCAGACCATCAGGCAAAGACCGCGGTGATGAGGCCGTTCCAAGGTCAAGGCAAGAACACGGGTTGGGTTGAGGTTCAGTGGTGGTAACCAGAGTCAGACACAACCCAGAGGTCCCTGGAGAAGCCAGGTGGGACGAGGTGGGTCCAAGGTCCACCTGAGAAGGCCAAGGTCCTGCTGAGGAGGCCCACGGTCACgtcaggttgcccagagaggtgggagatgctccatccctggaaacattgacggtcaggttggacggggcgTGGAGCAACGTGGTttggttgaagatgtccctgctcgtGGCCGGGATGAGGTGACCGCgaaaggccccttccaacccaaaacgTTCTATGAAGGGGCGACGGCAGTCCCATCACAGAGGGCAGCAGGTCGGCAGGTGCCACGTGGCATCAGCTGTGGGCATGTCACAATGGGCAGCATAGTCAGCAGTGGCCGTGTCACCACGATGTCACAATGGGTCTGGGACACACAGGGGTATGAAAGGAGCCGCAGGGCGGTGGGTCTCGCACCCTGGAGAAGTGTCCAGAGGACGAACAGAGATGAGTTCCGACAAGCCTGTGCCCACTAAGGAGCAACCCGCCCACGTGAGGCAGAGAAAGATAGACTTCTGGGACGGGATGGAGTACACCTTCATCATGCCCAGCATCACCGATGAAGGTACAGGCGTCCACAGCCACCGCACAGATGTTGGGGTGACCAAGGGTTGTGGCATTGCCTTGGCGAGACTTGGGGGGGTCTGCatctggggctggggagggtggtgACTCTGTATCTGCCAACGCATCCCGCTTCAGGGCTTGTTGGACCGTCAAGAGCTGGTGTGACCTCGTGCAAACGGAGTGTGACCtcgttttcctttgctttccagagagAACAGCCATCTGGGATGCAGTGGCCAACTATATCCtagaacagctgctgctggagaaggtgggTCAACTCCTTGACCACCACCTTGTCcacagggtggggagagggtggTCCAGAGGGAGAGGACACgtccccaacattggacactcttaagattcagctggatgaggtgctgggccatcttgtctagagcgtgcttttgccaagaaaggttggaccagatggtcCTTGAGGTCCATCCCTGGACAGGACCACTTCCAGCTCTTTCCTCCGGCCAGTCCTCACCCTtctgcccttcccttctcttccctgcttgCAGGGGGTCCGAATTCCCGCCCTTGGCTCCTTTGACATGGTCCCCACACACATCCAGGATGGGGACGAGGTTGTGATTATGCAGAGGCCCGTGTTTCGGCTGGCCAGGAACCTCGTGGCTGTCCACAACCTCAGGGACAACAAGGACTACCTGCCCGGTAAGCAGGAGGATTAAGCCCTGGTTGGTTGCGTGCTCATCGCGTCCCTCCCCTGGATCTGAGACGCTTCTCTAAAGCAAACTGTCCTCTCTGCGGAGAAGGTCCAAAAAGGGGGGGTTTGTGGGTGACTGCAAGAGGCAGCCCTTGGGAAACGTtggcctgcagcaggagcactggGTGAGCACCTCCATCCCTCTCGTGTGGTTTTACAGGCAATAAGGAGCTGGAGGCCCTCAAATACGCCAAGGTGGCCGATGCCGCCTCGGTGTCCCGGCAGAAAGCGGAGAACTGCATCCAAGGCACCGTGTCCCTCCTGTCCTACTGCCTGTGGAAGGGGGAGAACGTCGCCCTTGTCCTGAAGGGCGTGGGGGTGCTCCTCATGGAAGGCACGAGGGTAGAAATGAAGTTCTACTATGAATTCCTGGAGAAGATCTCTGGGCAGGAGAGTTTGGAGATAGCTGTTTTTAAGGTGAGCGTTTCGCTGAGGCCATCCCGCCCTCTTTGGGCTCCTCCGATAGCGAGTGCCTCAGCCACGCTGAGGACGTGCCACCATCTTCGTGCTCCTCCGTTGCAGGTCCCTTGGCTGCTGGACATGGTGGTGTCCCCGCTGGTGCCCGTGGCCTCGCTGACGTTTTCTGGCCGCATCATCCTCTTTCCCGAGTGAGTACGATGGTGGCCGTAGCCGCTGTTGGATGCAGATGCCATGGAGACACCAGGCAGCGACTCTCCTTGATGTCCCCAAGGCATCGTCCCTGCCGTAACGTAGATGCGATGGGAAAGACGGAAGAATTTAGGCGACGTTTTCTTCCCATCATGGCTTGGACTTCTTTGTTGGTTGATTCCATTTCCCACGATGATCCTTGGGGATGGGGCATGGTAGACTGGGGGAAAAATAGGGTGGATTTGGGAAAACAAGGGCCTTTACGGCAACACCAGTAACTGCCTGTGAGCAGATGGTCGTGCCGAGGCTTGGTGGTTCTCCGGCTCATGTCTTCTCCTTGTCTCCAGGTTTGAAATGCAGGTTGTGCCCAAACCACCGCCCAGGGCTCTCAAGATCTCGAGCCAAGGTCGTGGTGAGGACAAAGGGATGAGAAGAATGACGTTGCCACCTCTTGGGCGAGGTCGGAAAGTGAAAGCAGCTCGCGGCTCCTTCCCGTAGCGTGTGGGCAACCAATGCTGCCATGGTGGCTCCCAGGGGAGCGGAACGGCTCCTTTGGAGGTTTTGGGGAACGCTCTTCTGATGAGGTGTCTCCTTTCTGGTTCCAGTGGGACCTTCTGGTTTTCCATTTGCTGCTACTCCGAAGTCGATGAACACTGAAACACCGCCGTTGTGGGAAATCACGGTGccgaagaagaggaaaaaatctcGGGTCAGGTGAGGCCGAAGGCTCAGGGCTGGCGTCTGCACGGGGTCGTTatgcccagggaggtggggaggtgCCTCGTCCTTGGAAAAGTTCACGGCCAGGGTTGAACGGGGCTCAGAGCAACCTGGCCTGGTTGGGGCAGGATGTGGCCCCAAACCCATCGTGTCTTCTCCCGCTGTGTCCTTCCAGACGGCAGCCGGTGATCCTGGGgaattcctcaggaaaaaaccAGACGGTGAACAGCCAATCCAAGAGCCGATGCAAATCCAGAGGTCCAACGTCAACGAAACCTCAGAGCGacggaggaggaggacgaggacgaggacgaggaggagaaggaggacgaggaggagaaggaggacgaggaggagaaggaggacgaggaggagaaggaggaggaggagcagagagagtGGTGGAAAAATTCCTCGCTGACATCGCCACGATGAAGGCGGCGAAAGCCAAACCCCAACATTCTCGGGAATCCTCGACCTTCCCAACGCCCATCATAGCCGTATTATCGGCAACGAGCTTGCGCGAGGAACCCACCTCCAAGATCCTCCTACGGCCTCCTCCGAGACCAAAGGGACCAAAAACCTGATGTTCAGCCCCCAGAATAAATTTGTCGAGGCCCCAGTTGGAGCGTTTGGGAGAGAGATAAATGGTGAAAACATAGAGAAGTGGGCAAAAAAGCGGCGAATTTCAGAACCTGTTGGCGAGCAGAACGGGAATAAGAAGGGTTTCGGGCTGGCCGTTGCTCTGAGATCAAGcccaggtggtggtggtggacgTCGGGTCATCTCGGGGACCTTCCCTCAGGACTTGTTCCATCGGAGGCACCTTTTCCATGGGCGTTATggaaagaaatctgctttttgggAGGACaaagaggggagggatggaggccACCTGAGCCTTCAGGCAAAGCCGTGAGGGTCCGAAGCCCAAGACTGAGGGTCGAAAGCCTGATTTTGGGGGTtccaaaccctcatttttgGGGGCTAAAACCTCATTTTGGGGGTTCCAAACCCTCATTTGAGGGTCTAAATCCTCATTCTGGGGGGTCCTGAGCCTTATTTTGGAGTCTAAAGCCTCATTGTAGGGTCCAAAGCTTCAGTTTTAGTTTTACTAAACTACGCCAAGTctggctttgggggggggggggggtggtgtgtgtttAAGGTTCCAAACCCTGTTTGTAGGgttcaaatcttcattttttttaatccaaaccctcatttttgTGGTCCAAACCTTCACTTTTTGGatctaaactttctttttagattCCAAAGCCTCATTGTAGGGTCCAAAACCTGATTTTTGGggtccaaagcctcattttagGGTCTACATGCTCATTCTGGAGGGTCGAAAGCCTCATTTTAGAGTCTAAAATCTCATGGTAGGGTCCAACACCTCATTTTGGGGGGTCCAAACCCACATTTTGGGGGGGTTCAAACCCTGGGGTTTGGGTCCAAACCTTCATTTTCAGGTTCCAAACCCTCAGGCTTGGTGTCCAAACCTTCACTTTTTGGGTTGAAAGCCTCCTTTGGAGGGCTCCAAACCTTCCTTTTGGCTCCAAATCCTCATTTGGGGGTC
This window harbors:
- the LOC142599671 gene encoding coiled-coil domain-containing protein 81-like; protein product: MSSDKPVPTKEQPAHVRQRKIDFWDGMEYTFIMPSITDEERTAIWDAVANYILEQLLLEKGVRIPALGSFDMVPTHIQDGDEVVIMQRPVFRLARNLVAVHNLRDNKDYLPGNKELEALKYAKVADAASVSRQKAENCIQGTVSLLSYCLWKGENVALVLKGVGVLLMEGTRVEMKFYYEFLEKISGQESLEIAVFKVPWLLDMVVSPLVPVASLTFSGRIILFPEFEMQVVPKPPPRALKISSQGRGEDKGMRRMTLPPLGRGRKVKAARGSFP